The following proteins are co-located in the Deinococcus metallilatus genome:
- a CDS encoding PASTA domain-containing protein, with amino-acid sequence MTNPSNPAGGFGRTLQELFTAAPVAGHVPVLSGPALVEVPDLTGDSVDAAQQKVRDHRLTPGVQLVETDGTVNTVRSQDPPPHTFLRPGGQVTLFVISQREPTQFEQMIDAIRQAIKPEELAKTSDVTAAVSGLARTTDVTAAVQGLAKSSEVAAAVKDLKDAINAQGGKSQTGR; translated from the coding sequence ATGACCAATCCATCCAACCCCGCAGGCGGCTTTGGCCGCACACTCCAGGAACTGTTCACCGCCGCGCCGGTCGCGGGTCACGTCCCCGTGCTGAGCGGGCCAGCACTGGTCGAGGTGCCCGACCTCACGGGGGACAGCGTGGACGCGGCCCAGCAGAAAGTGCGGGACCACCGCCTGACGCCCGGGGTGCAACTCGTCGAAACCGACGGCACGGTGAACACCGTGAGGAGCCAGGACCCGCCGCCCCACACCTTTCTGCGGCCCGGCGGTCAGGTCACGCTGTTCGTGATCTCGCAGCGCGAGCCGACCCAGTTCGAGCAGATGATCGACGCCATCCGCCAGGCCATCAAGCCCGAGGAACTGGCGAAAACAAGCGATGTCACGGCGGCTGTGAGCGGCCTCGCCAGGACGACCGACGTGACGGCCGCCGTGCAGGGCCTGGCGAAGTCGTCCGAGGTCGCGGCGGCGGTCAAGGACCTCAAGGACGCGATCAACGCGCAGGGCGGCAAGTCGCAGACCGGCCGGTAA